From Triticum aestivum cultivar Chinese Spring chromosome 4A, IWGSC CS RefSeq v2.1, whole genome shotgun sequence, a single genomic window includes:
- the LOC123086766 gene encoding replication protein A 32 kDa subunit B yields MEYLGDGEGMKGNRGLAVSTAGGDDAFAGAVVAAVEDAQRESVALVHYIGREYVDPPNNLVPLTLKQVSMLTPSARHGGALSIHGMPVNTARLLGRVWNRTESSEEISFVLGDGTGSIEAKIWTIDGEYMRALREVRNGDYVVVNGSIRTRDSVMHIRAYSTRLVTNYNEITNHFLHCIYVSLDLQKQAGSIIFVMRVLNTKTCHLFLR; encoded by the exons ATGGAATATTTGGGAGATGGCGAAGGGATGAAAGGAAACCGGGGCTTGGCCGTGAGCACAGCTGGGGGTGACGACGCGTTTGCAGGAGCCGTTGTTGCTGCAGTCGAGGATGCCCAACGCGAGAGCGTTGCACTGGTCCACTACATCGGTCGGGAG TACGTTGATCCGCCCAACAACTTGGTGCCTCTTACTTTGAAGCAAGTTTCCATGCTAACTCCTTCAGCCAGGCATGGGGGGGCACTATCGATACATGGGATGCCTGTCAACACG GCACGACTGCTTGGTAGGGTGTGGAACCGTACGGAATCGTCGGAAGAGATCAGCTTCGTTCTAGGCGATGGCACTGGGTCTATCGAAGCCAAGATATG GACAATAGACGGGGAGTACATGCGGGCGTTACGTGAAGTTAG GAATGGAGACTACGTTGTGGTTAACGGCTCTATAAGGACGCGGGATTCTGTCATGCATATACGAGCCTACTCAACCAG GCTTGTGACTAACTACAACGAGATTACTAACCACTTCCTCCATTGCATATACGTCTCCCTCGATCTTCAGAAGCAGGCAGGCTCCATCATTTTTGTAATGCGCGTCCTGAACACCAAAACATGCCACCTTTTTTTACGTTGA
- the LOC123086765 gene encoding uncharacterized protein translates to MDGYGVPASGPSTLRQIDDVPSESEDEEGIGFPAGGAVAESDSDKEDQIQVNGKAPSIGSRCSVKKLHDLISSFDEEKRQYVAEMEFGGLLELPKITRTDRHFLMSILSHIDGEASSITIDHKRDMQFFDEDVKLVIGIPCGTAPVRPPDHAVPEAVVTQIREMFGIGPGEHSILPIVEAVKQTYGRPMTTHEKNRFKVGLVICACTYLLAPTMKNDYFCTDYWGALATAELIHMHNWCRYTREELLVAAKRVKADLLGGRLKSNLSGCLPFVLVFYIDNLDVGEQNIDHTARPRVKAYSYAAIRSIIEKDIKSRKGDYPVIYGRLLPRPAADVCYHRNPITRQRAASTSAGRDSRSSVPSNRGSLDIKEASYLVLDKISKFTARCEEVLISTARKKEEENHRHFSALNTLENSAQQKIKKEAKRMRDEFFSFFKNFERQHAAIRMRRGASGVDVDSGNCRNASPIPDLAVSTPCNAKPTPPASGGCQGNTNSSPDVVEVTPRRFKRIAKKPKKVTFECGPSGVMDITDSEDNVNDCLSHPTAIRSTSALEDGNPEDSSPVVNIALDSLIREAERYSRSGKQIVDGSTATRDSILELASRGQSSGAKDVKDGAATYSVCCAQDPNFDNRRQWNYPSGHPLIEETPSFDLGVFTPPCNKAKEPTSLSIGSIKGITRKDLFGAGEFSTKTPGSADQVTPSTPFHIGSATIHPTQEHRVVAHVSPVSCTRSVATGLLDFREEVEADCVNLNKPVEEISLPAPPPKRRVAPGPAGQSPFVMQYRLSERASGDATHLYLTFSQMDGAVLSNNWVVSPFPSYIELTGIVLKRQLSVGGFIEIDLMNVFMRRFQQLENAWARKYGDSPWRHYLEPDFMSHVLRGGGFIHNDYVRNIFVGHHISHDVNRCPMMVLPVHHAHAWSTYIFDFPRRRTTILDPMINNGDRPADELRNEHIKIADELRGALMECIAEYFDGWTPKTKGWQNWFPKLTTGPWICSRASSGVMALHYARQWMGTKLQRTLSPMGDEIDQSRMILFYEVLGLASNIGQLPTKFKICQNVC, encoded by the exons ATGGACGGCTACGGGGTCCCTGCTTCGGGACCTAGCACGCTCCGACAGATTGATGACGTTCCATCTGAATCAGAAGACGAAGAGGGGATTGGTTTTCCTGCAGGAGGCGCGGTCGCCGAGTCTGATTCGGACAAGGAAGATCAGATCCAGGTCAATGGAAAAGCACCCTCAATCGGGTCAAGGTGCAGCGTGAAGAAGTTGCACGACCTGATTTCCTCATTTGATGAGGAGAAACGACAGTATGTAGCCGAGATGGAGTTTGGGGGGCTGCTAGAGCTACCAAAGATAACAAGGACggataggcatttcttgatgtctatcctaagccacatcgatggGGAGGCAAGTTCAATTACAATTGATCACAAACGCGACATGCAATTTTTCGATGAAGATGTCAAACTGGTCATCGGCATACCATGTGGAACTGCTCCTGTTCGCCCTCCAGACCACGCTGTTCCGGAGGCAGTGGTGACACAGATAAGAGAGATGTTTGGAATTGGTCCAGGAGAGCACAGCATACTGCCAATCGTTGAAGCTGTGAAGCAGACATACGGGCGTCCTATGACGACACACGAGAAGAACAGGTTCAAAGTGGGGCTGGTCATATGCGCATGCACATACCTCCTCGCTCCAACAATGAAGAACGACTACTTCTGTACTGATTATTGGGGCGCGCTGGCAACGGCAGAGCTCATACATATGCACAACTGGTGCCGATATACAAGGGAAGAGCTGTTAGTTGCGGCGAAGAGGGTGAAGGCAGACCTTCTAGGAGGGCGTCTGAAGTCTAATCTATCAGGTTGCCTCCCATTTGTACTG GTGTTCTATATTGACAATCTTGACGTTGGAGAGCAGAACATCGACCACACCGCGCGCCCAAGAGTGAAGGCGTACAGCTACGCAGCTATCAGATCAATAATTGAAAAGGACATCAAGTCGCGCAAGGGAGATTACCCAGTCATCTATGGCAGACTCCTG CCAAGACCAGCAGCAGATGTCTGTTATCACAGAAACCCTATAACAAGGCAACGGGCAGCAAGCACATCAGCCGGTCGTGACTCTCGAAGCTCTGTTCCATCAAATCGTGGTTCGTTAGACATTAAGGAG GCTTCTTACCTCGTCTTAGACAAAATATCAAAGTTCACAGCCCGTTGTGAGGAGGTTCTAATTTCCACTGCaaggaagaaagaagaggagaacCACCGTCATTTCAGTGCACTAAATACCTTGGAAAACTCTGCCCAACAAAAAATAAAGAAGGAGGCCAAAAGAATGAGGGATGAATTCTTTTCGTTCTTCAAAAACTTCGAGAGGCAACATGCTGCGATAAGGATGCGAAGGGGTGCATCAG GTGTCGATGTTGATTCTGGTAATTGCCGCAACGCATCCCCAATACCAGATCTCGCTGTGTCaacgccttgcaatgccaaaccaACACCTCCAGCGAGCGGCGGGTGTCAGGGCAACACAAACTCATCACCGGACGTTGTCGAGGTGACTCCTAGGCGGTTCAAAAGGATAGCAAAGAAACCGAAGAAGGTAACATTTGAGTGCGGGCCATCAGGCGTCATGGACATCACAGACAGCGAAGATAATGTGAATGATTGTTTATCACACCCTACAGCAATACGTTCAACTTCTGCCCTGGAAGATGGCAACCCGGAAGACAGCTCGCCTGTCGTCAACATCGCACTAGACAGCTTGATAAGAGAAGCAGAGAGGTACAGCAGGTCAGGCAAGCAGATTGTTGACGGTTCCACTGCAACCAGGGATTCCATCCTGGAACTTGCAAGTAGAGGTCAATCATCTGGCGCAAAAGATGTCAAGGATGGTGCAGCAACATACTCTGTTTGTTGTGCTCAAGACCCCAACTTCGACAACAGGCGTCAATGGAACTACCCGTCTGGACACCCACTTATCGAGGAGACGCCGTCATTTGACCTGGGCGTCTTCACACCTCCTTGCAATAAAGCAAAAGAACCTACCTCGTTGAGCATTGGTTCCATAAAGGGCATCACGCGGAAAGACCTGTTCGGCGCTGGTGAATTCTCCACTAAAACTCCTG GGTCTGCAGACCAGGTGACACCATCAACCCCCTTTCACATAGGGAGCGCAACTATACATCCCACACAAGAACACCGTGTGGTGGCACACGTGTCACCGGTTAGTTGCACTAGGTCTGTAGCCACTGGCCTTTTGGACTTCAGAGAGGAAGTAGAGGCAGACTGTGTAAACCTGAACAAACCGGTTGAGGAAATATCACTACCCGCACCACCACCCAAAAGGAGAGTTGCCCCTGGGCCTGCCGGCCAATCGCCGTTTGTCATGCAATATCGTTTGTCCGAGAGGGCTTCAGGAGATGCAACACATTTGTATCTAACATTCTCCCAGATGGACGGAGCAGTGCTAAGCAA CAACTGGGTTGTTAGTCCATTTCCAAGCTACATAGAGCTGACGGGCATCGTACTCAAAAGACAGTTGAGCGTGGGAGGTTTCATAGAGATAGACTTGATGAATGTTTTTATGCGGAGGTTCCAGCAGCTAGAGAATGCTTGGGCCAGAAAATATGGCGACTCACCATGGAGGCATTACTTGGAACCAGACTTCATG AGCCACGTATTGCGAGGCGGAGGATTCATCCATAATGACTATGTAAGGAACATTTTTGTTGGGCATCACATCTCGCATGATGTCAACAGATGCCCTATG ATGGTCTTGCCAGTGCATCATGCGCACGCTTGGTCAACATATATATTCGACTTCCCGAGGAGGAGGACAACCATTTTAGATCCTATGATCAACAACGGGGACAGACCAGCAGATGAATTGCGCAACGAACACATAAAAATAGCAGATGAGCTACGCGGGGCGCTAATGGAATGCATAGCTGAATACTTCGATGGTTGGACACCCAAGACCAAAGGATGGCAGAACTGGTTCCCAAAACTCACAACTGGACCTTGGATCTGCAGCAG GGCTTCTAGCGGGGTCATGGCACTACACTATGCTAGGCAGTGGATGGGGACGAAGCTACAGAGGACTTTATCGCCG ATGGGGGATGAGATCGACCAATCTAGGATGATTCTTTTTTATGAAGTATTGGGATTAGCCAGCAATATCGGGCAGCTCCCAACAAAATTCAAGATTTGCCAGAATGTTTGCTGA